A region of the Haematobia irritans isolate KBUSLIRL chromosome 5, ASM5000362v1, whole genome shotgun sequence genome:
GAGTAATTTAGATTctgaaggtgggtattaagatcgagtttaaccgctaaaatcgtaattttttcatgattacttttcttaaaaaatccattttaaggaatacaagctttgtgaaaatttgctttgggttattccccatcaagttataataaaatgtgcaacaaatatgtgtaattttatgcctttttactgatttagttgtcactttagcgtctaaactcgaacttagtactcaccttgagATGGAATAAGCCTCTAAATTTCCTGTGCTATACTGATATTTCGAATTTTATAACTGGCTATCAAATATCCTACAGCAGAGTAAGTACAAAAATGATGATAAATCAATATTAGTCGAACGATAAAGCTTCCAAAAGGTCGTCCTTAtgtatttgggcaaaatttttctcttgATTGGCTAAGTTAACAATCAAAAGAGACAACAGGTACGGTAACAGAGACAACAAAAATCACTCAAGGATATCAAAATCATAATTGTTTTGATATTCGAAACAGACAAGCATCGTGTCGATTTCGATGGCCGTAAACAAGCCGTTGATTCAACTGgattttaaaacttaaaaaaatgtttattaaattttaattgtcatagaaaattttgcaaagattattattaatttagttTCTCAGCTACTAAAGCATAGCACCGAGGCGATAATTCTTCATCCATTAACTTTTCGTAGTGTACATTCAAGTTAAGCTTCAATTCAGAGGCCATTTCTTTTATGTAACAAAGGCGATcatataaaaccaaattttcacacaatttctgCAAAcgcaatagaaaaaaatcagtagtaatttggagaaaataattttatcataCCTGCATTGATGTCTGTAGACATGTTAATCCCTCTGCTAATTTGTCTCCATCCGGATATGTTTGCAATATATTGTGAAATTCTTGTCTATGGGCTTGTGTCCAATCCACTTTAATGGAATcgttttttgattttaaatggTATAGTTGACTGAACATTTCAAAATCTACATTACTTATAGAACCCAACTCGAAATGTTTCTTCGACTTGGCCACCATTTCACCTTCCTTGTTAGTGAGAGCTTCGGCTGTTCCTCTCAGAAACATTTCTAGACCATGTATCTCATGTTGTTCCTTTGAAGATTTTTGCCATCTTTTAACCGTTTGCTGACATGCCAAACGTAAAAATGGTCGATTAAGATAATGCACATAACTACTGCCATTGGAATGTTCCTCGTATAGAACCTCCTTTAGAGCACAGCTAAGGGGAAAATTTTGGAATTCTAGATTATTGGAAGACATTTTCATTTTATGATAGCAACATGGCATAATAATGAGATTTTTAACATGGGACATTTCAAGAAATAgtttcatcgatgtaatcgttaAATCAGCACATGCATGAAGGCCAATAATAGCCGTTGATGGAGCAACAGTGCTTTCTTTATCTTCATTGGAATGCAGTAGGTTTTCTATGGATTTCgtaataaaatctttggattcttcTGTTATGTAATGCTCGGAATATTCGATATTTTTGGTATCCTTGGAAACATACGATCTCAAGCGTTTATTAGCCGCCTCTACTCTATGTGGATCCGACTCTAAACCCAAaatcaagaaatttttattatacttaTAAAGAATTTCACTGAGATAGCCCAAGCCACAACCGAAATCTACGAGTACACATTTTCTACGGAATTTCAATTCCCTATTTATAATGTTAGCAAGCCTTTGAATTTCATGgcgtttttttaaattcatatttCTCATATTGTCAACTTCTATTAACTTGTCCCCTGTTAATGGATCCGAAAATGCATTCGCTGGTATTAGAATTGCCAATTGTTGACGAAATTCTAAAACTGAatgtggtggtttattattcacAAGAGGTTCATGGACTTGAGGAAAGAGATTAAGATCTTCAGtcgtaatattttgaaaataatggtGAAATTCTTTTGGCATTTTCTCTAGAGTCTTTGATTTGATAAAACATGTATTTGCTTCTTCATAGGCCCATGAAtactttcgaagaaattttattacttgttTAAAGTATTCGTAATTAGAATCAAAACTAGCTGAACGGGCCATATCTGGAAAAattcaaatagaaaatataacaaaattaaaattgtatacacatttttatgaattgaatAGTATAACTATTTAAATActcatttcgataaaaaattcgtcgaaatttgatatGGGCCTTATatgatatttctaaaaaattaaacatttttatactattgttattgtaataaaaacattttggctaagaacaaataaataagtaaattaaaaaaaaaaatacaaacaaataaactccTTACAATAAGAAGGCGTTAATGTTATTGTTTTGAATAGAATATATAAAGATTGGCTttggt
Encoded here:
- the LOC142240142 gene encoding putative methyltransferase-like protein 25, yielding MNMARSASFDSNYEYFKQVIKFLRKYSWAYEEANTCFIKSKTLEKMPKEFHHYFQNITTEDLNLFPQVHEPLVNNKPPHSVLEFRQQLAILIPANAFSDPLTGDKLIEVDNMRNMNLKKRHEIQRLANIINRELKFRRKCVLVDFGCGLGYLSEILYKYNKNFLILGLESDPHRVEAANKRLRSYVSKDTKNIEYSEHYITEESKDFITKSIENLLHSNEDKESTVAPSTAIIGLHACADLTITSMKLFLEMSHVKNLIIMPCCYHKMKMSSNNLEFQNFPLSCALKEVLYEEHSNGSSYVHYLNRPFLRLACQQTVKRWQKSSKEQHEIHGLEMFLRGTAEALTNKEGEMVAKSKKHFELGSISNVDFEMFSQLYHLKSKNDSIKVDWTQAHRQEFHNILQTYPDGDKLAEGLTCLQTSMQKLCENLVLYDRLCYIKEMASELKLNLNVHYEKLMDEELSPRCYALVAEKLN